AAGAAAGAAGCGGCGCCATGGCGGAACGTTCTCAAAACCTTCAGGATCTTTTCCTCAATACCGTTCGTAAGCAAAAGATTTCGCTCACGATTTTCCTGATCAACGGCGTCAAGCTGACGGGCGTTGTCACTTCCTTCGATAATTTCTGCGTGCTTCTGCGCCGTGACGGTCACTCGCAGCTTGTTTACAAGC
This region of Agrobacterium tumefaciens genomic DNA includes:
- the hfq gene encoding RNA chaperone Hfq, with the protein product MAERSQNLQDLFLNTVRKQKISLTIFLINGVKLTGVVTSFDNFCVLLRRDGHSQLVYKHAISTIMPGQPMQMFESEEGAA